The region GGCGCCAGATGAAACTACGCGGCATCAAAACGACGTGCGCGATGTAGTAGGCATAGGCGCATGCTTGGGTCTTTACCACCTGTGACCTCGTGGTAAGTGACAGCTTGAATTGCGAAGCCCTATTTATCGTGCCCTTGTTTTGACCATCGCGTGTTCCCATGTTTTGCTTCCGATGATTCCTTCTTCGAAGATCATTCCGAGAACTCTGACCGCGTCGAAGAATTGAACTCCTCTTGGGAGTCCGTCGGCGAATGCCCCAAAGCGTGCCGCCTTGCTTTTTTCATGTTCAAGTGCGCGCCTCAGATACTAATGGAGTACTCTTGAAAGAACTCTAAAAATATGCGGAAGCTAAAGTCATTTCTCGCAAATATGAAAATGTAATCTGCATAGGCGGTAAGTTTTGTTTCTTCGATGCCCGGCATTGGTAATCCTATTTGATCCCAGGGCAGTTCGCCACTCTTCTGATTAGGGGGTCCTGCGACAAAATGAATGGAATTGGCGCGGCCGGACATGCTTAATTAATTGTCTGACGCACCGCTCTCGACAAGGAAACTTTCAGTCATGTCCCCGTTGATGTATAGCTGGCTCGTGGTACCCTCGTATAGAAGTTCGAAACATTTTACGAACTCGTCCGGTTACGCGAAGTTCCTCAGGACTGCCAACAGGCACCGCCGCTCGACTCTGTCCTCGCTTTATCGAGGAACACGAACGCACCGGAGATCCTCTTCGCTTTAGCTTAATAGAAGAGGTCCCTGATCAGCGTCAAGGTCGCGAAGGCTGAGCGGCCAGGAACAGCTCATGACTGAAGTGGTGTCATTAAGTGGCCTAGTAGGGGTCTCAGTCGTAGTACTAGCGGCGTTGCCACGAGTTTCTAATCCGTGTTGAGGAGGGCGATTGGTCTCCATGACCTCTGGACAGATAGATCCattagagtagcagtctgggtcagttggtacatactgaatatttccagtcgtcgtgtgtgccacgtctcttctctgtccttcgtcttttgactggtttcaATATTCAGATAGATCCATGTCCTTCTTGAACAACAACATTATACAATATACTCGACCTTCGCTGAAAGATGGTGACTTCATTCAATGAGGTTTaaaccaaggaggttgaaaaaaaaggggtttttgttttcaacctccttggtttAAACATCATTGATTCCAACCATGATGTGAACAGGTTTATTACGTCGGTTATCACATCTCGGttgatgtaaaaaaaaagcacgtaaGGCGTTCTGCCATCGCTCAAGCAGGAGAAGTTTAAACCAGAGGATAAAGACCAATCAGCCACCTCTCCTGTGCCTTCCGTCGCTGTTGCTCGACTTTCACCTGCGTCTTTTCCAAATTATTTCTTCGGAAAACGCTGGAAAACCAATGAATTTGAAGTGACAGCAAAGCATTTCATCTTACGCGTATAACGTTCAGCCTAGATTTGCTAAAGAAAAACGCGAACGGTTGCTTCTTGCCAACTTTGCCCCCGTCACCCCGCCAGCTGCAccaccgaagaaaaaaaaacaccgcatatccacggggtgaatgatgatgagtgggcgaagctccggagggaatcatcggtaaaccgtgaatcttccgtgtaattcgcccagtctcgccgcactaaatcgaacgattgacttccaccaatgacacgcgccatatgtgacgtcattcctattttataacagcgcccttcattataattgcaccatctcccgcttaaggggacgctagcacaaacgcgttagaaacgtgcagtactctctagtaagggggagaggccacagcgtcttacgcagccgtttacacatgccggaacgtgcactgcgtttgccgacgccatcacattactgctgagagagtataacccccgtttcataaacgctcctcgacttgaacttgacttgccaccgccttcaacgcgtttcgaacgcgctgcccaaggcggtggcaagtcaagttcaagtcgagaagcgtttatgaatacgggggtaaggcggagaggccacagcgtcttacaccagcttcttacacgggccgtaacgcgctagcacaaacgcgttagaaacgcgcagtctttcgttaatgttaggtatttattgtcatcgtggtgcgtgtgtctatgtgcgcttcgtggcgtagtggctagcgccacgcgttcggaagcgaggggtccctggttcgattccgcgctacggacacaactttcggaatttttttcataaaacgccggaagcgttctccggaagccggaagctggcttccgaaaccggaagcggaaccggaagtggaaccgaaagcggaagtcggcttccggttatactatacatatacatatatatgtatatatgggtatacatacatatagagacacacaacgccatctattgagcaattcataaaactagacgtggctacctactacgacggggacgaacgggtgccgctataaggagcttcgcccctaaaaacaggGATCGTTTGATTTCTGAACCAAACTGTTACCGCAGAAGTTTCACCGCTGATCGAGTGCCAGGGACAGTGAGTGTAGCCAGAAATAGGTGTGTATATGGCATTGAAATGTTTTTAACCATGGAAGAAGAGTACATTTCGAGAGCATGGACCACAAGTCAAGAAAATATTTATTGAGGCGATGAAGTGTATATATAGTACTCACGCGTTTATTGAACAAGTCTCAAGAGCGCAATTACACAGCATGTACAAGAAACAAACGAGACAATTATTGTGCAACGGCTCACAGTGCCTCCTCACCGTGTCACACGTCATTGTCACAATGTCACACGTCATTGAAGCATAGAGTGAAGTTTAGCCACGAGAAACCCCGGCATGTACGACGCGTTACCGACTCGTCGTGAAATATTGATAAAAGCCGCTTGACGTGCGATGTTTTAGTGCGATGCTGCCTGTAGTGACGCCAATCGAAGTCAACAGCAATACAGGAGGACCGCCTGTAATACGTGAGTGCGTTTGCTAATGTAAATGAACGTTTCAATCGTCTCAAGACGCGTGCTCCTGCCATAAAAAATAGAGCCGGTAGGGTCAAAATTGTTCATGCGTTCCACGTCTGTGTCTTTAAGCGTCTTGCATTGAGATGCGTCGAACGCGAGACGTGTGCCTTTATGTCGTTAGACCAGCGTGTTATCAACCCATTCCATATAGTTAGGAACAATGTccctagatttaaaaaaaaaggaccttAGAAACGCGACACAGCGTGGCCACCAACCACAGCATCTAGAGCTTCAGACGCCGCAAAGATCTCGCAgcgacagcacgtgcgtctcaaagagctcGGCGTTGGCGCAAGTGTGTGTCCTACCAGAGGCCGTGGTCCTACAAAGTCCGAGTACGAAAGGGAACGAAgcagccaaagaaagctatccGCTTTAAAACGGGAGAAAGAGTCAAAGAAATCAATTCGCCTTAGAGGAATGGGGCGGCTTGAATACGTATATTTGTTGCGGTAAGGATATTTATGTAGCGTTTGGTGTTTCGCTGCATAACTACGTAGCGCATGTGACAGGTATAGTACAGTAGCTATGCGTGTACGCCGACTCGTTAAATGTGTTCTGTGCTCTGTTGAGTCTTGTCGGGCGATGACGTATGTGGTTTCTTTGAAACGGGGGACTGCGAGAGTCCTCCAAGAAAACCGCTTCTGCGGTAAAATCCttcgcagatgtatgccaatctgagcAGCTGATGCGTCAAAGACAGTGAAGCTGCATAAGCGAGTTCCCACGCCCTTATGGAAGGACTATAGATATACAGTAGAAGTCTGTCTGCTTGCGCGCTCCCACCGACGCCCTGGTCATGCGGCCCCGCGCATACTGCGTTCCTGGGTGCTCATAGGAGAAGTTTCTGGCGTCGCGTAACATATTTACAACTTGCACTCTCTTAATTGTTTGCGATGTTTTATAAACGTTATTCCGTTATGCACACAATTACACATACAGCATTATGCAATCATATAAATTTTGCAATGCACACTTTACAAATTACTCCCTTTAAACACAATCACATACAGCATTATGCATTCATATAAATTTTCAACGCACACTTTACAAATTACTTCCTTTACTAATTACAGCGGCTGCGCAACTGTATTTTCCTCTCCGCTCATTTACTCCACGGCGTGCCCTTTGCATCGGTCGAGAAAGTCCGTCCGCCGACCACGAGCAAGGGTGAAAGGGCCAACGTTAAAACTGCCGGTGTCTTAACGCTGCTTTCGTGCCGTCAAGATATAGatatattaatgcgaaagcattatatgtcccatcatcatcatatcccccgccccgcgcaatatgcatccccagcgcaacgtggaaagaaggaaggccagggtcCGTGGCGCTCCTatgccgggcgacagaactccctggcggcagctgcttcgttgacgcggcccaatatggcaacagcaaaaatttcgcagtagtgtccatctaccacaagggttcgaccgttaacgcagcttcggtacgaagcacgtcgtcgtgtgcggccgagcaagtggccattgccttggccctcctggacgagaaacatgccaacatcttcagcgactccagggcagccatccgcgccttcagcatTGGCGCCgcgtgtaaagaagcctgtcgcatcctcgacggcaaaagtattgccacccacactctcacgtggttccccgctcacatgggatccatcatgggaggccccacaaacctcaacgagctggcccactccaaggcgcgaggtctcgctttccgcgaccatggagaactccccggccggccaggattggtggagaacagagatcaaccgacagcatacaatgaaattacgcagcacttttatctcggcaggagagactttccccttcctcacaagaagttaaatagagcgcaggcattgaccctcagattattgcaaacaggctcgtatccaagcccggctttattacagaagctttatcccgacacttatgccagtagttcttgcaggcactgcaatgacttagctagcttagaccatatgctctggcgttgcccctcgttacgaggcacagaacaaataaatgaggacaagtggctctccgctatcaagagccccgatgccgggacgcaactatgggctgtccagagggcccacgatgcggcggtcgggcatggcctgactgtcccaacgtgggagcggcccgctgcgcgctgagtcgcgtacctcaggacgttcattaaagttttacatccatccatccattatatgtcccatgagaCAGCAAAGCCGGCGTTATCCGCAGCGAGTGCTACCAAAATTATCATCAgcggattaaggtggattaaggtttgTACAAATTAGAgcgaggtggattaaggtgaattaaggtggattaaggtttgTACAAAATAGAGCAAGATGCTTTAACGTGGATTATGGTCGGTACTAATTACAGCAAGGTGGCTTACGGTTGGTACAAATTACaacaaggtggattaaggtgcattaaggtAGAGTTGCGtaggacacgtgacaatgtatgacgtcacgtatcatcGACGTAACCAACTAATTAGAGAagttataatgctttcgcattcaaatcacgtaaggatacttaagtgagtGACAATTTTTGGCTGCTGTAAGAGTGGCCCTTGAAAAGTCTGCGGTGTCTACGCTGGAAGGTCGTTGAGGACAGGGTCGGTATTCCAGCGCATTTTTCGGTGGGTAGCTGTTATATTGCAGACTGTAAAATTCTGGGCAGCATCCTCTTTGCCGCCAGTCACATGCCGTCATCGTTGCTGTTACCATCGCCTGGCTGCTCGACTCGCGAACCGAGGGAAAACATCACGACACCCACCATCCGTCGCCGCCACCGCTCGCTTTGGTTTCTTGCATGAGTGAGCATAGGACGACGGCACGCGACGTCGTGCTACACGCTGTATTACTATGTGAATGGATTCGTCGGTTAACGCACGTACACGAGAAAGTATGCCCGGAAGAAGGCGCAATTGTTGGCGTGTTTGGGAAGAAACAGGCCATACGTAAATGCGAGTTCGTTAAATCTTTATTAGCGGACGTGAACAACTGCATCGTGCCGACAGTATCTTTAGCGGTCATTGGTGGATTCCAACGTATGCCACAAAACccgactatttatttatttatttatttatttatttatttatttatttatttatttatttatttatttatttatttatttatttatttatttatttatttatttatttatttatacattctGCGGACACGAGGTCCACGCAGGGAGGGCAAAAATAAGCAAAAGAAAACTATGAACAAAACATGTGAACACAAGTACAAAAGCGCGAATACAATTGTCACAAAGCCAAGCGATTCCAGTCATCAATggtgcgaggaaaaaaaaaaagggggagcaTTAAAATTGTGTTAGCTCGGGCAAAATATAGGGGGTTAAAGTATTTTTGATGATCGTGGAGAGTTGGTCTCGTCATTAGTATATTTATATACTTGGAGTGGTCGAGTGTCACTTTGTTATTGAGTAGTTGGGGAAGAAATTCCGGCCATAATTTTTTTCCTGCGCAATTTAAGTAACGGAATAACAATTCAAGTAAGTCATATTTGGCTTGGCGACTGCTATATGATGGGTTTTACAGATGTAACGTCAGAGGACGTGTCTTTAAGCTGTCTTCCCACCTTCTGATTCTTCCCGCTGTTCTTCCGTTATAACAGATCCACCATCTATAGTTCACCTATGTTCACCTTGCCAAGGGCTCAAGCAGCAAGTTGCCGGTGCTTCGCGACCAGAATACAATTTCGTCTTCACGCAGTCGACGATCTCGCGACGCTCTTCGGAATACATGCACCTCGGTATTGGCCAACTTATTGCGAAGCGGAGAGACGTTGCTCGCCGCGACTGCTTACAGCGGTATGCAGTGTATATAAACTCGATCACATCTGGGCAACCCACAAGACCTGGTGGTGTTGCTCAAGCCTCTCGGGCAAGCACGCGGACACGAACCGTGTCACGAATGCACTGCATACAGGAACGACCGTTTATTCGAGTTTCTTCACTCCTGATAGGCGGTCGCAAATTAGCCGAATGCCGCGAGAGCAGCGCCGCGGTTGCGATATTGCCTAAGCGCCGTATGTGGGTCGCTTTTGCTCGCCAGGCATCTGACACTGCCGCAAGCCGAGCTTGCCTGGCGCGAAAAGGCAGAGCCATTCAGCGCCTTATATCGTCTCACCCGCAGGGCCGGTTGTTTACTCGTTTACGCGGCGTCGACGTGCGTTCCAGTGGTGTCCAGACCAATCCAGACACACAAGTAGATCTTATCGGGCTAATCTGCGTGAATCGATTAGGGACCGACCAGCTAGAAACCTATACACCCCGTTGGGTAACGGACAAACAAAAATTATATTGTCTGAGCAGCAATATCTGCCAATTCAAGGCCGCACCTTTACTTTTTAGCTCTCCCTCGTCGTTAAGCTTAGATAAGAtgcgttaaagaaaaaaaaaaacagagatgGTTGATCTCCATGTTCAACCATACCTGGTTCAACCAAACGTGGTTCAACCAAACCACGGTCAACCATACCTGGTTGACCGTGGACGCCACGTTTACTTTGCCTCGTGATCGTATCTCACCTGGCAGCTGTAGATAAATTACCGATGCAGCTCTGATTACCATGCGTTCGCCTTGGAGAAATAGTGGAAGTGACTTGATACCCGTTGCGGATTTCTCGTCAGCCATGACCgcaaaatgtgttttttttttctttgtttttcttttgtgtgtgtgtgtgtgtgtgtgtgtgtgtgtgtgtggcagcaGTGGAGCGTTCAAGGTGCGATTACGATATAGAGTTTTACTGGTCTCCTGGCTTCTGGCGGCTGGAAGAATACTGCGTATACTTGCAACATGTTCTGACTGCCTCCAACTGGAAGTTTTCAGAACTTGCTGATACCTTCTTAGCCCAATGATGCCTACGCTCCCCAGACAAGTCAGCGAATCGTATGAATGATGACAAACACTACTGTTTATGAACGCTGCATTGTTAAAGAAATCTGGTTCAGGCCTGTGATGTAAAAATGGTGCGATTCGAATGTTGTTGTATCCATTGAAAATGCCTCATCTTACAATCTAGGCTCATGAACTCAAATAAGATACACATCATAATTAAGGCACAGACAGAGAAGTCCGCGATATCGGTGTTGTTAGTGCCATAGTACGCTGTCATCTTTCAAAGATTTTCTAACTCACCAAGGTATTtgctattttccttttttcttatGATTTTACTTATTCAACGATCTTGATGGGACACGCCGAACATAGCTAGTCCCTTTGTAGATTATACTTTACTCTATTGCCCTTTTTTTTGCGGATCATAACCTCACCGTACTTTTAGGGGGTTGCAAACACACGCACTCAACTATTGTTCAAACTCTCCAACTAGCTTTCTTTCAAGTCTCGCGTTAATTGTGGCTCAAGTCTCATCAGCTGGTTTGTCAAAAGCTCTATCTATGCGTGCAATGCACTCATCTTCAGCTTAACCGAAGACGAGTGCTGGAGAGCACGGCTCTCAACACTGATCTGCCATTCAATTCGGCTCTCAACATAATTCTGCCATTCATGTCACCATTCTTACTGCACTAAGTCAGGACTGAACTGCGACGTTATCGTGTTTATTGTAATTAGTCTATGCCTGAGGTTGTCGCCGCCTGCGTCAAATTTGGTGCGAATACTCTGATTCAGTGCTATAAACGCGAGACTGTGATTGGGCACCGTATCACTGCCTCTCAGCGTTGCGCTCAACGCTGAGAGGCAGAAACGCTAAAGCGCCTCAACTAGGCGCTTTAGCCACTCGTCTAAGGACAAGGATGTCGCAAGCGGTGATGCTAGAAAATTTCCCGTTAAGTTCCTTCAGTGATCAACGTGACCAACGATTGAGGAAGTGCGTGTCTCTTTCTGCGGCAATATACGTTTCGAAGTCTTTTCAAAGCCTTTAAGGGGAGAATAGCTGTCTACATACCTTGGAAAAGAAATTCCTTGACATAAACGGCCGCCTCCCATCGCGGAActtaagaacaaaaaaagaaagaacttgaAGTGTAAAACCGCTTGTGTGCCATGCTttgggtgcaggttaaaaaaTCCCAGATGACccaaattaatccgtagcccttTACTGCAGCGCCCTTCATAGTCCATTAGGAGAGGTACGCAAACTGACCCATATACACAGAGAAACACTATCGAAAAGACCCATATCCATTAATCTCATATGAACAAAGGGGGGTGCCATATAAAAGCCTGGCATGTTCCCATGTGGAGCATATCCCATATCACCATATGAACTTATGGGGGTCCCATATAAAAACACATATGTTCCCACATGGGGCATGTCCCATATGAATGTGTGAATGTTTGGGAATCCTATCTAAAAACCGTTATTTTCATATTGATTATTGGACATTGGGCTTATGGGTGCTTTCGATAGGGCAAAGACAGGCGTTCGTCTCGTCTGTACGCTGTGTATGTGTGCCCCTCTTCTAATAGTTACGCTTCACCagctagcccaacaacaagtacCCCTCAGCTCTCAAGACGTTAAATACCAGAATGAACGAAGCGACATCCACTACCTTTTCAAAACGACTGCGCGCGACTGCACGTGCGCCTACAGAGTGTTCCGAACGTTCACCGCTGCCTTCCCTTGTCCACGCAGGGACCAGGTGGCCATGGGTCTTGGCGACCGGGGCCGTAAGCGGATCGCCATCgtgggcggcggctcggcgggcATGACAGCCGCCAAGTCGTGCCTGGAGGAGGACCTGGAGCCCGTGGTGTTCGAGCAGACGGACGCCCTCGGAGGGCTGTGGCGGTACCGGGAGGTGCCCGAGTACGGCGTGCCGTCCCTCATGAAGGCCACCATCATCAACACGTGCAAGGAGATGAGCAGCTTCAGCGACTTCCCGCCGCCGCGCGAGTTCGCCAACTACATGCACCACTCGAGCCTGGTGCGTTACTTCGAGCTGTACGCGAACCACTTCGGCGTCACCAAGCACATCCGCTACAACACCGAGGTGACGCGAGTCACGAAGAGTCAGGACTACGACGAGACCGGCCGGTGGGACGTCACGTACAGGTGAATTGCTCGCCCTAAAGCGTCGGCGCAGATAAGAACGGAGCCGACTGCATGAGCGCACAGTTGTCACTCGTTCTGACAGGATAAGTATAGCTGGCAAGTAATCGAGCGACGAAAAGCTGAAAGGCCGGTTGACGAAAGCTGAAAGAGCAAAGAGGAGCGATTTCGCGTGCTCAAAAGGGGAAAACTTTCGAATCAAAGAAAAAGTTCAAGGAACATTTTTTTCCCCGAGAACAATACGGTAAACTTTTACACTGCACTGAGAGCCGCACATGTGGAGAGAGAATGGTCAGTAAAAAGTGTCCGACCTTTCCCACATTCGGAGCTAGATGTAGACGTGCATTCCATTATGTATATGAATGTAAATTTGAATGTTTTGCAACTATTCACTTAATGCTTCTCGATTTGTCTAGCGAATTCCACATATTTTGTAAGGTTTCAAGTGGATTCTTTTAATGTTTCTAATGTATTTCCGGATATTTCTGGGCATTTTCGTTAAATTGTGACTCACTCCTTAGGAAACCCCACCACTGGAAAATAAAAGCGTTTTATCTCCAATAAACTAAACGCCATGATATGAGTAGAAGCACTATCCTTGGTGGTTAGGTGCGAGCAGAGTCCTTTCATTCTTTTCTGGTGCGAGTAAAGTAGCATCATGAGCAGATAGACGCCTGTTGTTAGCCATcttttttatttcctctttttcGTTGGGGAATGTGGCAGGCTTGCGTCATCTTAAATGTTTACGAGTGAAGGTCGCGCTCCTTAACAAAAACTCAAATGTGGTTTTTACCATACAGTGTTGCCTGCCGTCCCACTTATACCTTAAAATTCGCGCCCAAATGCATGTGCGCACTTGCTCCACTGTGACACTCATGCGCATGCGTCGTGCCTGGAAGCGGTGTCAGCAGCAAACTGTCACCACCATCCTAAAACTCTATATTTATAGCCTGCACTGGTTGCAGTTATGCGTATTTTATGTATATCTGCATCTAAAACACTTTCATTTTTGCTTTTGCTTTTTTCGATGGTCTGTCTTTCCTACATATATTAAAATCGTAGCAATCGAGTATTATGAGCGATGCCTGTATACATCAGAAGGTTGATTATTCACTAAATATATcgccctttcttctttttttttttcctgcccaTCCCAAAGGACAAAAGGCCAACCTCCTCGGACGGAGACGTTTGACGGCGTGATGATCTGCTCGGGCCATCACGTGATCCCCCACGTGCCGACCTTCAAGGGTCTGGACAAGTTCAAGGGCCAGGTTCTGCACACGCACGACTACAAGATCCCCGACGGGTTCCGTGACAAGAAGATCCTCATCATCGGCGTCGGGAACTCAGGCGCAGACGTTGCCGTGGACCTGTGCCCGTGCGCTGAAAAGGTTTGGCGGAGAGCTAGAAAGTCGCTTCCCTAAGACATCGAAAAGGGCCTTCAAGTTAAATTCTGTAATCGgaccgtccccccccccccccccctcccatcggCTAATATAGATAAACTCGCGGTACACGCAAAGCGGGACATGCTGTTTACACGCGTCCTACATGTTGTgtagtcatcatcagcctatatttatgtccacaaagacctctccctgggatctccaattacccccctgtattgcgccagctgattccaacttgcaccagcaaatttcctaacatcatcaccccaccaagttttctgccgtcctcgactgcgctttccctCTTTTGGTATCctttttgtaactctaatggtccaccggttatccatcctacgccttacatggcctacCGGGCTCGTTGTGTAGTATCATCACGCATTAATACACTTCATGTTGGTTAGCGCAAGGATACGCACTTGTCAAATGTGCACAGAAGCATGTTCTGCGTTAAAACTGGAGTTGACTACAAAACACGTTTCGTCGGTAACGACACAAACGCCCTAggtatcctttttttttcagctttttagACAACCTTGAAGAGTCCCGCCACACCAGGACGTTTCTAGCCCGTTATGTCTGATCACACGGTCAAAAGATGTAGTAACCAGAGCAGTGCTGTTGCCGGACACATATTCCGGTTACTTTATATACACGCCTACGCCAGTAGTTCTCTACGATAAAGCTTTCTATAGTATCATAAGTAGTGGTTCTGGGACAGCGGTCACGACGGGCGTCTGCGCTGAAGGACACGAACGCGCTGCTTCATCCCCTAGGGTGTTCGGACCCGCACGGGATGTCCTGAGAGGATACTGCCTGGCCTCGATTGGAATGTGCCATGGGCGCTCTttctgcttctatttttttttcctgtctacGTATGCCCCATTTCTCATCCTCACATGCATGATAGTTAAATAGTTCACCGGAACTACCTGTAAATAATTTCATTGCTTTTGTTTGCCTCCTGCCCTCTAGCTATATCGTTCTCACGTGTGCAATGTGTATGAATCCACATGTGTGAACTCACATGTGTGAATCCGCAGGTGTATCTGAGCACGCGCCGCGGCTGCTGGGTGATTCGGCGCGTGGGCCTCTGGGGCATTCCGGCCGACTCGTTCCTGAACCGGCGCACGGTGAACCTGTTCAACAAGTACGCGCCCGAGTGGCTCGTGAACCTCATGTACGAGACGTATTCGAACGAGGCGTTCAGCCACAAGCTGTACCGGCTCAAGCCCAAGCACCGCTGGCGCAACCAGCACCCGACCATCAACGACGCGCTGCCCAACGGCATCCTCAGCGGACGCATAGTCATCAAAGGCGACGTCGAGGAGTTCACCGAGACCGGCGTCATCTTCAAGGACGAGGAAGGGTACGAGGAGAAGTTGGACGTCGTCATACTGGCCACGGGGTACCTGGTGAGTTGAGAGGCAACGGCATATGCAAGCTTGAGGTTATGAAAACACCGAAAGACAGAAGTAAACCCCAAACGAAACTTTAATTTAACACTGTCAGAAAACCCGTGGGCAATTAGCTATCATCTAGGTGCCGTCTACAGACAAATAATTTAGAGTGCCTCTAATTCATAAGCCTTCACAGGAAGTCTATAAGACCACGTCCTTACATGTTCTATCAACTAGTGTCTGTAGCACTTCTATGTG is a window of Dermacentor silvarum isolate Dsil-2018 chromosome 4, BIME_Dsil_1.4, whole genome shotgun sequence DNA encoding:
- the LOC119450344 gene encoding flavin-containing monooxygenase 5 isoform X1 — encoded protein: MKQNRHRRRRPLRPPQPHRRGCSPPPPPCTEKRKAARSCWNKAAVAAAPTFHCAAPTSLATKMAASVPHAATDASGDEDDALRCVTPDQVAMGLGDRGRKRIAIVGGGSAGMTAAKSCLEEDLEPVVFEQTDALGGLWRYREVPEYGVPSLMKATIINTCKEMSSFSDFPPPREFANYMHHSSLVRYFELYANHFGVTKHIRYNTEVTRVTKSQDYDETGRWDVTYRTKGQPPRTETFDGVMICSGHHVIPHVPTFKGLDKFKGQVLHTHDYKIPDGFRDKKILIIGVGNSGADVAVDLCPCAEKVYLSTRRGCWVIRRVGLWGIPADSFLNRRTVNLFNKYAPEWLVNLMYETYSNEAFSHKLYRLKPKHRWRNQHPTINDALPNGILSGRIVIKGDVEEFTETGVIFKDEEGYEEKLDVVILATGYLATFPFLDQEVHKTEKNKVCLYKYVFPPHLPHPTLAFIGLLQLLGGVFPAQEAQSRWFAQLINKKVSLPSCKEMQADYERWRANLEKRYVDSLRHTFQADWVDYMDDISSQFGAKPDLWRMFWRDNALFWKCFWEPCLPYQYRLQGPHSWSGARQAMFTMKDRLKGPLDTRKMPRDSRSERDRKVRRVVPTFIWVAVVVAILIYLFTLLF
- the LOC119450344 gene encoding flavin-containing monooxygenase 5 isoform X2; amino-acid sequence: METNSDQVAMGLGDRGRKRIAIVGGGSAGMTAAKSCLEEDLEPVVFEQTDALGGLWRYREVPEYGVPSLMKATIINTCKEMSSFSDFPPPREFANYMHHSSLVRYFELYANHFGVTKHIRYNTEVTRVTKSQDYDETGRWDVTYRTKGQPPRTETFDGVMICSGHHVIPHVPTFKGLDKFKGQVLHTHDYKIPDGFRDKKILIIGVGNSGADVAVDLCPCAEKVYLSTRRGCWVIRRVGLWGIPADSFLNRRTVNLFNKYAPEWLVNLMYETYSNEAFSHKLYRLKPKHRWRNQHPTINDALPNGILSGRIVIKGDVEEFTETGVIFKDEEGYEEKLDVVILATGYLATFPFLDQEVHKTEKNKVCLYKYVFPPHLPHPTLAFIGLLQLLGGVFPAQEAQSRWFAQLINKKVSLPSCKEMQADYERWRANLEKRYVDSLRHTFQADWVDYMDDISSQFGAKPDLWRMFWRDNALFWKCFWEPCLPYQYRLQGPHSWSGARQAMFTMKDRLKGPLDTRKMPRDSRSERDRKVRRVVPTFIWVAVVVAILIYLFTLLF